One region of Rhodanobacteraceae bacterium genomic DNA includes:
- a CDS encoding nucleoside deaminase, with translation MDPFLQAAIDEAEAGLAEGGIPIGSVIVHEGRIIGRGHNRRVQKGSTVLHGEMDALENAGRLPAKIYRECTLYTTLSPCPMCSGAILLYGIPRVIIGENRSFMGEEAHLASRGVQLTVVDDPRCVELMRGFMRDKPELWNEDIGE, from the coding sequence ATGGATCCCTTTCTGCAAGCCGCCATCGACGAAGCTGAAGCGGGTCTCGCCGAGGGCGGCATTCCGATCGGTTCGGTGATCGTCCATGAGGGCCGCATCATCGGTCGCGGCCACAACCGTCGGGTGCAGAAAGGCAGCACCGTGCTCCACGGCGAAATGGATGCACTCGAAAACGCTGGTCGATTGCCGGCGAAGATCTACCGCGAATGCACCCTCTACACCACGCTCTCGCCCTGTCCGATGTGTTCGGGTGCCATCCTCCTGTACGGCATTCCGCGAGTGATCATCGGCGAGAATCGCAGTTTCATGGGCGAGGAAGCCCACCTCGCCAGCCGCGGCGTGCAGCTCACGGTCGTGGACGATCCCCGCTGCGTGGAACTGATGCGCGGCTTCATGCGCGACAAGCCGGAATTGTGGAACGAGGATATCGGCGAGTAG